In Lemur catta isolate mLemCat1 chromosome 1, mLemCat1.pri, whole genome shotgun sequence, one DNA window encodes the following:
- the SST gene encoding somatostatin, giving the protein MLSCRLQCALAALSIMLALGGVAGAPSDPRLRQFLQKSLAAAAGKQELAKYFLAELLSEPNQTENDALEPEDLSQAAEQDEMRLELQRSANSNPAMAPRERKAGCKNFFWKTFTSC; this is encoded by the exons ATGCTGTCCTGCCGCCTCCAGTGCGCGCTGGCTGCGCTCTCCATCATGCTGGCCCTGGGCGGCGTCGCCGGCGCGCCCTCGGACCCCAGACTCCGCCAGTTTCTGCAGAAGTCCCTGGCTGCTGCCGCAGGGAAGCAG GAACTGGCCAAGTACTTCTTGGCGGAGCTGCTGTCTGAACCCAACCAGACGGAGAATGATGCCCTGGAACCTGAAGACTTGTCCCAGGCTGCTGAGCAGGATGAAATGAGGCTGGAGCTGCAGAGATCTGCTAACTCAAACCCAGCCATGGCCCCCCGAGAACGCAAAGCTGGCTGCAAGAATTTCTTCTGGAAGACTTTCACATCCTGttag